TGATATAGAGCAGGAATGTGTAGAGGCTTACCGGAGAAAAGTTGACCATGCCAATGTTTCGAGGTCTCGTCTACATCAAGAGCTGGCAGAATCTGAAGCCGAACTCACCCATTTTCTTTTGTGCCTCGGTGAAAGATCAGTACCTGGAAGAGTAATTTTCATTCTTTCATATCCATTATGAAGCAAAGACTattcaataaacaaaaccaagactAGTCCAGTGTTTCAGATAACCTATCATAGATAATTTTGTTGTCATTCTCTATACAGCCGGAGAAAAAGGGAGGAACACTGAGGGAGCAGCTGGATTCTATTGCGCCTGCACTGCGTGAGATGAGGCTTAGGAAAGACGAGAGAGTGAAGCAGTTCCGATCTGTCAAAGGGGAAATTCAGAAAATATCAGCAGAAATAGCAGGTAGATCGACATATGAAGACTCAACTAGAAAGATAACCATAGATGACAACGATCTTTCTAATAAAAAACTTGAGGAATATCAGAATGAACTGCATAGACTCCATGATGAGAAGGTACATTTTGTAATACCAAATTGggaacaatgttttttttttggtcaacatgCATGTGTTTTACTTATCAGACAGTTTTGGCTTCTCCATCATGTTGTCTTTCATTGTTCTGTCACACAAGAATGAGAGACTACAGAAGGttgatatatacatatgcGCCATTCGAGATCTATCAGCAACATTGGGAACAGAAGCATCAATGATCATAACAAAGATTCACCCAAGCTTGAACGACCTCTATGGAATATCCAAAAACATCAGTGATGATATCTTAAAAAAGCTTAATGGCACTGTTGTGTCTCTGGAAGAGGAAAAGCACAAGCGCCTTGAAAAGGTGAAGCTAACTAGAAATGTTTCAATTCATTATCTATCCTAAGAACATAAAACTTAACAGATATAAGTTGAAACACAAATCAGTAAAGAGATGCACATttatcaaagagaaaagaggtTGTTATCTTATCTGAACTTTTAAGACATCATGTGTGCAGCTTCACCATCTTGGTAGAGCTTTATCGAACCTGTGGAATCTGATGGATGCATCTTATGAAGATCGTCAAAAGTTTTTTCATGTCATTGATTTACTGTCGTCCGCACCATCAGACGTGTGTGCTCCTGGAAGCATTACATTGGACATAATTCAGCAGGTAAGTATATAACTATGTAGACATGTAGTACAATGGTTTCATACCAATGATGGCTGGTGGTAACCGCCTTTTCTTTGTGCAAATTTTTCCCAAGGCTGAGGCTGAAGTCAAGAGACTAGATCAACTGAAAGCAAGCAGAATCAAAGAACTTTTCATCAAGAAGCAAAAGGAACTAGAAGATACGTGCAACATGTCGCATATGGAGACTCCATCAACGGAAATGGGAAATATCACGAACCTTGTAGACTCTGGTTTGACTAATTGTAACTTTCTGCAACTGCTGCGTGTCTTTGTTATACATGTCAAACTCATTGCAGAGTTTTGTCCTCTATTTCAAAGGGGAAGTTGACCATGTTGACCTTCTAGCCGCCATGGATGAAAAGATAGCAAGAGCAAAGGAAGAAGCAGCAAGTAGAAAAGGAATAATTGAAAAAGTTGATAGGTGGATGTTGGCAAGTGATGAAGAGCGCTGGCTAGAAGAATATGACCAGGTTCCAATCTCTTTTCTATGAAAGTAACTAAATGTTATCTCTGTAGTCTAACTCATACAAGAAACACTAACGTTGTCACAGGACGAGAATCGGTACTCAGTAAGTAGAAATGCTCATCGAAACCTAAGGAGAGCAGAACGGGCACGCATAACAGTCAGCAAAATCTCAGGTAATATAAGCAGTTCCTTAGGGTCCAACACAAATAAAGCTACAAATGACCCTGCATTTTCTTAAGTTAGGAAGCAAACTAGTCACTGACCCTTCTATAATATTTGGACCAGGATTAGTGGAATCTATATTGGTTAAGGCTAAGAGCTGGGAGGTAGAAAGACAGAAAGTCTTCTTATACAATGAGGTAACACAACTTGATGCCTTTTTGAATTAACAAAGAGAAACTCTAAATTAGATAGAGTAATCATCACCTGTTAAGAGTTATCCAGGTACCTCTTGTTGCAATGTTGCAAGAATACAATAAGCTGAGGCAGgaaaaagaaatggagaagCAAAGGCTCCGGGTTAGTCTCTCCTCCTAAGCCTTAAATACagtaagaaaaccaaaactgtGAAAGGAAATATTTGAAGTTAAACCTGATTGACAATAAAATGcaggaaatgaagaagatgagcatTCCACAACCTGTGGCTGAGGGAGATAATTTTTACATGGCAAGGCCAGCTAGCAGCAATAGGCGAATATCAAATCGAAGCATGAATGGTGGATTTGGAAGTGGAAGTCCTATAAACAGAAAGTATTCAGGAGGATTCAACAATACTAACAATAATTACACAGCACTTGGTACATctataagaagagaaagcagaaAGAGTGAGGCATAAAAAATACCTGTCTTTAGGCTTAATCGTGATGACACAAGTTCTGTTGTGTCACTGTTTTCAGGTCCATTGTCTCCTTGAGACACTTGTTcatttgtatatgttttcacattcaaaaataaaagtataatcCTCTGTAACAACAAGACTTGAGTTATGACTTTCGGAATCTGTGTGTTTCATTATGAAACTCATCACACAAGTTCATGTTTTCATAGACAGCCTTTAACAGTGGTGAAAAATCCGACTTTTGGAAACTGTTAGAATCAGACTCCAATTTCAATTGAGAGAGAAAAGCGTTGAAGTTGGGAGATACGTATAATAGTTGGCTAAGCCCAATTCAacgaaaagagagaaaaacagatAGAGAATGAGATAGATACCTGTAATCACTAATTAGTCTGCGTCACGACGCGACAGCTACCCACCCGGCGTTGGTCCGGCGGAACGATCCACCGTCTCAATTATGgaattagtattattttttggtcaaagaattatataattaatataaatgaaggtttattattattatcactGAGACACTGGTCAGTCATCACACTATACTGTAAGTGGGAGGATCCTGCTAAAGCAGAAGTGTATCTTGAAGTTGATCCTAATAAATTCTGCATTGGacaaatagtttattttaaaaaaaaattactctATATTTctctaaagaaaaacaaaaaattgatccaataattatacaaataaacttcctttttcatatttgtttttctctattaCTCTATATTTTCCATTGATCTAACACCAGTAGCACATCCAAAGTATTTCCACTTACATAAATTCAGTATTTTCTTACTATATCTCCTTTTTTGCCTAATAAACCctattaaaaagataaatatatgtttaaaagtcaggaaataaatgaaattgaaagaCCTAATATGggttacagaaaaaaaaaacatacgaCTTAAACATGGTGACTGTTTGGGTTATAcgtaaaagttaaaatttatggaatattttaaatagatttATAGAAGACATTTCTTATTGGTTTTCGTTTCCACTTGTATCTCCACATCGCAACTTGtacattttataaaatttcgtTTGGGTTTTAATGAAAATCCAACACACATTTTATCAAGAGATTCTCGTCGTCATAtctattttccttttcattttctaaaaagGTAGTATATGGCAAAAATACTCACCAATACTCGTTGGAAATTAAATATGCAATATAATTACCTTCCGTGACGTCAGAAGAAAAGTCAGAGTTACTACCACTTACCAGCTCACACCACATGCTATTCTCAATAGAGTTGAAATTAGACTGGTAAACATTAAAAAGTCTTTAAAACGAGTTATGGGTAATTAAAACTCTACGTTCTCCtgtttgttcaaaaaaaatttacgtTCTCTTCAAACAATTTTATTCAGATTCTTATACGATAAAAATGACTATGTATCATAAGTATGtaatatatgataaaaatgtgaaatataATGCCCCATGAAATTTTGGAAAGCCTGTAACTAAAAATAACGAAACACGAGATGCAGATCCAAAACTGTCGGCACTAAATCAGATAATAAGTGAACCCAATGCTGTAATAAAATTCctcaaaaaagtaaaataaaaggGCAAAAGAGGAAATAAGAAGATAAATCGTGTCGCAATCTTAGCAAAACCTATAATCACCAGAGTCAATCGTAGCGTTCGCAGCCGCCGGAGGAATAGCAAAATGCCATAACCTCCCGGCGGCGTTGACTCTATACTTCCGGCATAAAAACTCCTCGGCAAAAGTCTTCTCCACCCTCCGATTAACATCGTGCAAGAACACGTGCGTAACTCCCGGTTTCTTCCGGTTCCTAGCCATAACAGCCGCCGAGAAAATCGCCGCCATTCTTCCCGGAGCTTCTGCGAAGTAACCTTTAGGAGCATCGACCATCAGCAGATCCCACTCTGTATCGTAGAACTCATCGGGCAGTCCCGTGAGAGCTAGCTTACACTTCTCGTTTCCCCGGAGATAAGATTTCGCCGGAAAACACTTAGGCTCCGTTTTGTACGAACGTAGAAGCGAATCGGCTTGTTGAAGCTGCGTCCTGTAACGCACGTGATGCGCACGTAAGAAAGGAGAGTCTTTGGTCACTTTCTGAAACCATTCAAGATCTTCTTCCAAGAACAAGGTTTTGCCACGTGGATTTAAAGAAGCCCACATGAGCGAGTCACGACCGAGACCGAACACGAGAAAGTTAGCCGGAGCTAGCTTTTTCAAGATGTTGAAAGAGATCGAGATCTCAGCAAGATTCTGTTGTGGGACAACGTTAGATGTCGCGTAGTGGACGATCGCTTGAAGCTGAATCGGAGTCGCTTCGTAATCAGCTGCCGCAGCCACCGCTCTGCTTTTGGCGCTTGCTGTGGAACAGAGGAAGAGCGTTTCGTCAGCGGCTCGTATGAAGCTTGTGAAAAGCAAAGCACCGCCAACTAAACCGGCTAGTAAAACGCCGGTGATGATCCATCTTTTCTCCGATGGGATTAACGTGTTCATGTTGTTTTGTTCGATCTCAGATCTGattgttttttagttatttttgttctgGTTTTTGTGGTTTGGTCGAGAGACGACCTCGGAGGAGAAAATAGAAATGTGAAGAGGATTGTTGATTGGGGGACTGAATAGGGAAGAAAGATTTGggatattttttcttggagATGGTCTGATTAACTGACACGTGTCCATATCCGACCATTGAAGCAGCTTTGGGTTATAGTGGATATATGAACAAGACACGTTGCTGTGGCTTATTcgaattttgaaaacatttctGTGGACATATGTTATTTAATTGGACTTGGAGCATGGGGTTTCGTTCCCACTTCGGTTTGCTAAAGATAACAATTAGTAACATTAAACAAGATCGTTCATCCCaaatataagcaaaaaaacaagatcGCCCATACAATTTCAGTTGATTTCGTCTCAATACGTATTAGGGTAATCTATGATGAGTTTACCGGTGGATAACGTTTGatattttgtcttcttgttttaaaaTGGACTTGTGGATTTGTTATCTGTTATTGTTCAAGGTTTCAAGCTATAAATGTTGTTTATCATAATTCATAAGATCCAAAAGTTTGTATTTCTGAAACcagttttttaattaaatttctgatttattcatgcatttttcattttaaactgtaagaatttatatattgaattgatatgaaaatgaaaacaaaaatatagatatgTCCGGAAAGAATTTTTTGGTTCACCAGATTCTAGTCACTTTCTTGTGGTAAATTGTTCGACAATGAGGGAGTGAAAAAAATTTCGTCACTAAAGTTTCAAATATCGAAATGATAACATAACTCAAATGATTAGCGACGTGATAGAAAAACACGTTTATGAATTGTGTAtaactcaaaaaaaattcatatatgcGGTAATGTATTGCATGAAATGTGTATCTATGCTTGTTTTTTTCCGCGTAATTAAAGATCCAGATTTTAAATTACAAGGATCACATTCGTCCGGTACATGAACATCgattttgtaaattgattttgaaatacaCATATGTTAAAGAGCCAATAAGACACATTCTCTgctattcaatttttttccttaaaagtttacaaatgttttttgtgTCCAGATATTCCTGACACAATCTTATAATATTATCATATGTAGTTtctatgtgtatatattagttttataaaatttaaagcgAAAGAAACTTCAAAGATCACGAGTCACAGTACTTCTTGAAGACTCGTCAATTGCTTATAAAACCCATTAGGTATTGAAACAAGCTCTCTATGACTTCCTTTCTCTACAACCCTTCCCTTATGCAACACAGCGACCGTATCTGCTTTTCTTATGGTCGACAGCCTATGAGCCACCAATACCGTCGTTCGTCCCTTCATTAGCTTGTCTAGCGCCTCTTGGACTAGTTTCTCCGAGCTCGTGTCCAGAGCACTTGTTGCCTCATCAAGGAGAAGCACTGAAGGGTCCTTTAAAACCGCCCTCGCGATAGCCACTCTCTGTTTCTGCCCACCTGATAATTGTACTCCCTTATCACCCGCGTGCGTTTTGTACCCTTCTTCCATCTTGATAATGAACTCGTGCGCATTCGCCGCTTTCGCAGCTTCCATGATCTCTGCCTCCGATGCGTTTTCATTGCCATACTTAATGTTTTCGTATATGGTTGTTGAAAAGAGAGCCGGTTCTTGTTGAACTAGCGCTAGCTTCTTGCGCAAGCTACGtaagtttagggtttttatgtCTTGCCCATCGATGCAAAGATTGCCGTTGCTCGGATCGTAGAATCTCATGATCAGTCCGATCACCGTGCTCTTTCCCGAACCACTAGGTCCTACGACCGCAAGACTTTTCCCGGCTGAAACTCGGAGGTTTAGGTTTTTGAAAATGTCAATTTCGGGTCTTGTGGGATACACAAAACTCACGTTTCTAAACTCTATATCTCCTTTGACTTGACTAACCATTCTTGAGTTAGGCTGGTCTGGAGATATCTTGGTCTCTCTATGTAAAACCCTGAAAACTGACCCGAGTGCTTGCGTGCCCTTCACGATATCTGGGGTCAAAGCAAGCGTTTCCGAAACTGAGAAAGCTGTGACGATCAACACCATGAAGGATTTGATACTATCCCCAAAATTCGTCTCCTTATGATTGATCAAAACCGATACGTACCAGAGACCAAGAGCGTAGGAACAGAACGCAAGAAACTGAGACAAACCGTATCCAAATCCAGAGATATGACCTCTGACAAAGGCATTCTTGGTGGGCTTGCTTAGCTCACAAGTAAACTGTTCCGAGATCTGCTTTTCGGCACCATATGCAGCGACAGTTCTTATATTTGCAATCGCTTCACGTGCCACTGAAGTTGCCCTAGAGTAAGCTCTTGTGTAATCTCCTCCAAAGCCTTTTAAAAATAGTTGCTGCAAAATGTCATATTCAAGCTTATTCAGTTTCAAGATTCAAAATATGGTTGagaggattttttttattttgagttacCTCGGTAAGTGAAGCCGCAATGAGAAGAGGGAAACAAGCCGTTACCACAGCTGCAACACGCCAACTATAGAAAAAGGCAAGTGCCAATGCAGTGACTGTAAGAGACAAGTTTTGGACTATTGTCGAGAGGCGATCCGCTAGAGCACTCCTCACCAAAGTTGCATCAGCAGCTAAGATTGAAGTAAGTGAGCCAGTGTTGTTCTCATCCAGATCAAACCATCCAATCTCATTTGAAAGAATCGCTGCAATTGTCGTAAAGATAGTAAGATACACATTAATTCAAGAATCAAATCGATCTTAGAACAGAGCATTAAACAGAgcaattgtttaattttttgtgtttacctGAGAACAAGGATAAGCGAACCCTAGAAGTAAGACGCTCTCCCATTAGTGTATAGAAGTAATGTTGGAGAAGATATATAGGTGCAGTTACTATTCCAGCTCCAGCAAAGATAATAGCTACCTTTTCTACGTCGCGCTTGATCACATTAGGAAAAGGCGAATAAAATGCAGTTAACACATAAGCAATCCCCATAGAGAACAATGGAGTTTGTGCTCCAGCAAGTACTGCACCAATGGAGCCAAGTAATGCATATGGCCATTCTGGAGAATTCAACTTTATAAGTTCCCATATCATCGAAGAAGAGCTAAAGTCTTTTTTGGAATCATCATTTTTAGTCTTCTCTTGGTCTACCCTGAAGCTTGAAGTCCTCCTTGAGCTAGAAACTCTTCTTGAACTAGAAGATCCAGCTTGAGATTTACAAGTTTCAGACATAATTGATCTCGAGTTTTCTTGAGGTTCTGTCTCTTGGCAATTGACAAGAGTCGCATAATCTCCTCCTCTTAACATGAGTTCTGAGTGGCTTCCGGTTTCCCTAACTTGACCATCTCTCAAGACAACAATCTTGTCAACATTTCGAATGGTGGATAATCTATGTGCAACGACgattgttgttcttttttccatGACATTGTCAAGTGCTTGCTGAACAATCTTCTCTGATTCGGCATCAAGAGCGCTTGTTGCTTCATCTAAAAGTAATATCTTTGGATTTCTTAGAACTGCTCGAGCAATTgcaatcctctgtttctgtcCTCCTGAGAGTTGAGTTCCTCCTTCTCCAACCTATTTATAATGGTTTGATAAATAATGATCAAGTGGAAATATGAGAAGATATGAGTATGGAAATTTGGAGAATGTACCTGAGTATTGTAACCATTAGGTAATGATTTAATGAAAGAATCAGCATTAGCTGCTTTAGCAGCTTCTATGATCTGATCCATATTCGCATTCTCTTTACCTAAAAGAATATTGGAAGCTATTGTTGTGGCGAATAATGCTGGTTCTTGACTCACTAATCCAAGCTGTTCTCTAAACCATTTAAGCTTTAGGCTCTTGATGTCATTTCCATCTAAGAGAATCTCCCCTGAGTTAGGTTCATAGAAACGTTGAACCATTGATATGATTGTGCTTTTCCCTGAACCACTTGGACCGACAAATGCAAAAGTCTTGCCTGACCGTATTGTGAAACTAAGATTCTCAAAAACCATGTTTGGTCTAGAAGGATATGCGAAAGACACTTTTTGAAACTCAATCCTCCCAGCTACATTTTGCAATGTTGTTCCCTCGTCTAATCTTTGAGAACTTTCAGAATTGTTGTTCCCTATCATTCTGAATATGTTTGCAGCAGCAACTCTACCCTTAGCAATCGCGGATAAGCTAGGTGCGGCTTGACCTAAGGCGCTGCAAATGCAATTGAATCATTCAGTTTGATGATATATCTAGCAAAATTTCTCGGATTTATAAGACTTACAATCCACTGAAAATGACATTGAGGATGGTTGTGAAGGCTTTTGCACCATTGGTTTTGCCGTGGCGTACAAGAAGACTTGCATACCACAAAAGCAAAGCCCAAGCACAGAACAAGAGGCTATATGTTAATCCAACTCCTAAACCTTTAGCAAGACCGCTCCTTTTACCGAGTTTCAGAGCTTTCTTGAGAGAATTTGAGTAAGATTTTAcagctttctcttctcctacAAAAGCATACACTGTTCTCACCTGTGACATAACCTGAAGATCCATAGAATTGTGTTTTTCAGGATCAAATTAAAAGAATTGTGTTTGCTTTCACATTTTGCAAAagtattttcttgaaaactaaaatatgttttgttatgtgATTTCTTTTGTGAGACTTTCTTCACACGTAAATGCAGAAAGTAGTTTATGAGAAAATCTCAGTCATAGTGTATAAACAAACCTCTTCTGCGACTTTTCCTGCATCAGCATAAGCAGTCTCACTCTTCTCTGAGATTGTAGACATGACTATAGCATACCCTCCTCCTGCAATAGCTATCAGTGGAACCACTCCTAACGTGAGCAGCGTTAGTTGCCATACCGACAAAAAACCAATGACAAATCCCGCTATAAACTGAGATAGATACCGCAAAACATGGTCGGtctgaaacagaacaaaacattataatgaATCCATATAGTAGTATGAATGAATTCATATATTAGTAAAAGTACCTTATCGCCAATTGCATCTTGAACCAAGATAGCATCGCTTGATATGTGAAAAATGAGATTTGAATCTCTAGCTTCAGTATCAAAGAAAGTAATGTCTTTTGCTAATATCGATTTGAGATAATTTATACGCAATCGTGCTGTTTGTCTTTCCCCTGTTTGCATCCAACAAGAAACTCCTGCCAATAATAAACCATCCCaactaaaaacattaaaaacagataaaagtttataacattataaaaacatatcaCCAATGTACATGGAAACGTACCGATCCAAGCTGATACAAAATTGACCAATCCTAAGTAGACCAAGTACAGAGCATTCTTGAAAAGACAAAGCACCGAATTGTTATGAACTTGTGATTTTCATTTCATGAAAAGACAAAGCATTCTTGAATATAAAGATTTTCAATGACAGCGGTTTCTGAACAAACCTGTGAAACGCGGGAAGATATGGCTTTAGGATCTGTAGAAAGATTTCCAAGAGAATCTAGCATTTTTCCGAAGAACacgaagaagagaggaagcgTAGCGCCATGTATACACGCACCTAAACCTCCTAGCAACATGAGAAAGTAATCAAGTTTATCTGCTGCGCTAAACAAACCCATCAATGACACTGATTccttctttatatttttcttctcctcctttgCTTCCGTCTCGGCTTGGATGTTTCCATTAGAGGATCTTTCTGTGTTATCCATTGTCACTGAACACTGagatcaaaaacagagaggtACTTGAGAGCGTAGTAGATAAGCAGAGAGAAATTTAGGGTGTTGAGTTTCTTGTGAGGAAAGCTAAGGAAAAAGGGTAAAGTGGGAATTATGAAATAGAGACATCTCCCTCGCTTATTTAATGTAAAGTGTTAACACTCAAGTCTAATCTTACCTAAAAAAGCGATTGCTCTAACTGTTTTTGACAACTCGTAGTTAAAGCTTTCCCATAATCTTATTAATGGAGAACCTATATACGTATATCTGGTTTTACACATCAGTGTGGAGCTGCTCACTTTGTATCATGAGTGTAAACGTTTTCATCATGTTTAATTTTAGGGTGAAAGGATACGTAGACAATTGGTAGTTATTGATAAAATTGATCCCTACTACTCTGACATGCACAATAGaatatgtttaatttgatAAGAGTATAACGCATAgttgagatatatatatgtaaaacttATGGTGAATGTTTTTTACGTGACGCTagaaatgaatatgaaaagaaTATTGCATGGTAGGTTTGAGGAACAAATCGTTGTCAAACTTGTTATTATCGTCTTTAAGTAATGATACTACGTGTACGAAAGCAATACGCGGCTGTTTTTCATCCATGAAACTTTATAAATCTTGAATATTTATTCATGTGTACTGGTTGTTAGAGAAATAAATTGGTAAATATGTTTGAGCTGTCACAAAGCTATATCCACAGTTTTTGTG
This sequence is a window from Arabidopsis thaliana chromosome 1 sequence. Protein-coding genes within it:
- the MAP65-8 gene encoding microtubule-associated protein 65-8 yields the protein MGSLQTPIEMRSSSLLDTSCGYLLRELQMIWDEVGEDKFEREKVLLDIEQECVEAYRRKVDHANVSRSRLHQELAESEAELTHFLLCLGERSVPGRPEKKGGTLREQLDSIAPALREMRLRKDERVKQFRSVKGEIQKISAEIAGRSTYEDSTRKITIDDNDLSNKKLEEYQNELHRLHDEKNERLQKVDIYICAIRDLSATLGTEASMIITKIHPSLNDLYGISKNISDDILKKLNGTVVSLEEEKHKRLEKLHHLGRALSNLWNLMDASYEDRQKFFHVIDLLSSAPSDVCAPGSITLDIIQQAEAEVKRLDQLKASRIKELFIKKQKELEDTCNMSHMETPSTEMGNITNLVDSGEVDHVDLLAAMDEKIARAKEEAASRKGIIEKVDRWMLASDEERWLEEYDQVPISFL
- the MAP65-8 gene encoding microtubule-associated protein 65-8 (microtubule-associated protein 65-8 (MAP65-8); CONTAINS InterPro DOMAIN/s: Microtubule-associated protein, MAP65/ASE1-type (InterPro:IPR007145); BEST Arabidopsis thaliana protein match is: microtubule-associated protein 65-2 (TAIR:AT4G26760.1); Has 2013 Blast hits to 1836 proteins in 335 species: Archae - 36; Bacteria - 203; Metazoa - 697; Fungi - 206; Plants - 352; Viruses - 0; Other Eukaryotes - 519 (source: NCBI BLink).) — translated: MGSLQTPIEMRSSSLLDTSCGYLLRELQMIWDEVGEDKFEREKVLLDIEQECVEAYRRKVDHANVSRSRLHQELAESEAELTHFLLCLGERSVPGRPEKKGGTLREQLDSIAPALREMRLRKDERVKQFRSVKGEIQKISAEIAGRSTYEDSTRKITIDDNDLSNKKLEEYQNELHRLHDEKNERLQKVDIYICAIRDLSATLGTEASMIITKIHPSLNDLYGISKNISDDILKKLNGTVVSLEEEKHKRLEKLHHLGRALSNLWNLMDASYEDRQKFFHVIDLLSSAPSDVCAPGSITLDIIQQAEAEVKRLDQLKASRIKELFIKKQKELEDTCNMSHMETPSTEMGNITNLVDSGEVDHVDLLAAMDEKIARAKEEAASRKGIIEKVDRWMLASDEERWLEEYDQDENRYSVSRNAHRNLRRAERARITVSKISGLVESILVKAKSWEVERQKVFLYNEVPLVAMLQEYNKLRQEKEMEKQRLREMKKMSIPQPVAEGDNFYMARPASSNRRISNRSMNGGFGSGSPINRKYSGGFNNTNNNYTALGTSIRRESRKSEA
- a CDS encoding glucuronoxylan 4-O-methyltransferase-like protein (DUF579) (FUNCTIONS IN: protein binding; INVOLVED IN: biological_process unknown; LOCATED IN: endomembrane system; EXPRESSED IN: 24 plant structures; EXPRESSED DURING: 15 growth stages; CONTAINS InterPro DOMAIN/s: Protein of unknown function DUF579 (InterPro:IPR021148), Conserved hypothetical protein CHP01627 (InterPro:IPR006514); BEST Arabidopsis thaliana protein match is: Protein of unknown function (DUF579) (TAIR:AT1G67330.1); Has 251 Blast hits to 250 proteins in 20 species: Archae - 0; Bacteria - 5; Metazoa - 0; Fungi - 0; Plants - 239; Viruses - 0; Other Eukaryotes - 7 (source: NCBI BLink).) is translated as MNTLIPSEKRWIITGVLLAGLVGGALLFTSFIRAADETLFLCSTASAKSRAVAAAADYEATPIQLQAIVHYATSNVVPQQNLAEISISFNILKKLAPANFLVFGLGRDSLMWASLNPRGKTLFLEEDLEWFQKVTKDSPFLRAHHVRYRTQLQQADSLLRSYKTEPKCFPAKSYLRGNEKCKLALTGLPDEFYDTEWDLLMVDAPKGYFAEAPGRMAAIFSAAVMARNRKKPGVTHVFLHDVNRRVEKTFAEEFLCRKYRVNAAGRLWHFAIPPAAANATIDSGDYRFC